A region from the Sphingopyxis lindanitolerans genome encodes:
- a CDS encoding type II secretion system F family protein, translating to MNLPMILIVTATFVALAMLILAFAGPSAGKAKSRRLASVRDRHAASTEAVVAAQMRKTIQAVGGRGGTNISNLVPRRELMEKRLRRTGKGWNLTQYIFWCMGLFVVATGGLLVLRTPFLLAVLAGLMVGIGLPHAYIGKLVAKRVQKFNTRFPDAIDLLVRGLKSGLPVTETFQVVSQELPGPVGEEFKGVIERIRIGNTMEAALQETAEMIGTPEFQFFCITISIQRETGGNLAETLANLSEVLRKRAQMKLKIRAMSSEAKASAYIVGALPFFVFGVVWSMNPEYLAGFFSEQRLIIAGIGGLIWMTIGALIMKKMISFEV from the coding sequence CCATGCTGATTCTCGCTTTCGCGGGGCCGTCGGCCGGCAAGGCGAAAAGCCGCCGGCTCGCCTCGGTGCGCGATCGGCATGCCGCGTCGACCGAAGCGGTTGTCGCGGCGCAGATGCGCAAGACGATCCAGGCGGTCGGCGGACGGGGCGGGACCAATATCTCCAACCTGGTGCCGCGCCGCGAACTGATGGAAAAGCGGCTGCGCCGTACGGGCAAGGGCTGGAACCTCACCCAATATATCTTCTGGTGCATGGGGCTGTTCGTCGTCGCGACCGGCGGGCTGCTCGTTCTGCGCACCCCCTTCCTGCTCGCGGTGCTGGCGGGGTTGATGGTCGGCATCGGTCTGCCCCACGCCTATATCGGCAAGCTTGTCGCCAAGCGGGTCCAGAAGTTCAACACCCGCTTTCCCGACGCGATCGACCTGCTTGTTCGCGGTCTGAAATCGGGCCTTCCCGTCACCGAAACCTTCCAGGTCGTGAGCCAGGAACTGCCCGGCCCGGTTGGCGAGGAATTCAAGGGCGTGATCGAGCGTATCCGCATCGGCAACACGATGGAGGCCGCGCTTCAGGAAACCGCCGAGATGATCGGCACACCCGAATTTCAATTTTTCTGCATCACCATCTCGATCCAGCGCGAAACGGGCGGCAATCTGGCCGAAACGCTCGCCAACCTGTCCGAAGTGCTGCGCAAGCGCGCGCAGATGAAGCTGAAAATCCGCGCCATGTCGTCGGAAGCCAAGGCCTCGGCCTATATCGTCGGCGCGCTTCCCTTTTTCGTGTTCGGCGTCGTCTGGTCGATGAATCCCGAGTATCTCGCGGGCTTTTTCTCCGAACAGCGTTTGATCATCGCGGGCATCGGGGGGCTGATCTGGATGACCATCGGTGCCCTCATCATGAAAAAAATGATCAGCTTCGAGGTCTGA
- a CDS encoding type II secretion system F family protein, which yields MNSNFLLAAFSGAQPGPTLMGVDVVWAATMLAAVGVGAVLFAIYGALTVRNPMAKRVKALNDRREQLKAGITASTAKRRAKLVRKNQTADRMRTFLGRLQVLQEGQIQDVQQKLAQAGIRSKDLAVTVIFGRLVLPIVLGGLAAFLIYWVEMWPDMTPFKRSGFTMAALILGYKAPDLFVQNKRQKRTDAIRKGLPDALDLLVICAEAGLTVDAAFSRVAKELGRAYPELGEEFALTSIELGFLTERRQAFENLAYRVNLESVKGVVTTMIQTEKYGTPLASALRVLSAEFRNERMMRAEEKAARLPAIMTVPLILFILPVLFIVILGPAACSLSDAMSGGGFGKH from the coding sequence ATGAACAGCAATTTCCTCCTTGCCGCATTTTCCGGCGCACAGCCCGGCCCGACGCTGATGGGCGTCGATGTCGTCTGGGCGGCGACGATGCTGGCCGCGGTCGGCGTCGGCGCGGTGCTTTTCGCCATCTATGGCGCGCTGACCGTCCGCAACCCGATGGCGAAGCGCGTCAAGGCGCTCAACGATCGCCGCGAACAGCTCAAGGCCGGGATCACCGCCTCCACCGCAAAGCGCCGCGCGAAGCTGGTTCGCAAGAATCAGACCGCCGACAGAATGCGGACGTTCCTCGGCCGGTTGCAGGTGTTGCAGGAAGGGCAGATTCAGGACGTCCAGCAAAAGCTGGCGCAAGCCGGCATCCGGTCAAAGGATCTGGCGGTCACCGTCATCTTTGGCCGCCTCGTGCTGCCGATCGTGCTTGGCGGACTGGCCGCTTTTCTGATCTATTGGGTCGAGATGTGGCCCGACATGACGCCGTTCAAGCGCTCCGGATTCACCATGGCGGCGCTGATCCTGGGCTATAAGGCGCCCGATCTGTTCGTGCAGAACAAGCGCCAGAAGCGCACCGACGCAATCCGCAAGGGCCTGCCCGATGCGCTCGATCTGCTCGTCATCTGCGCCGAAGCGGGCTTGACCGTCGATGCGGCCTTCTCGCGCGTCGCCAAGGAGCTTGGCCGCGCCTATCCCGAACTGGGCGAGGAATTCGCGCTGACCTCGATCGAACTCGGCTTTCTGACCGAGCGTCGGCAGGCGTTCGAGAATCTGGCCTATCGCGTCAATCTGGAATCGGTGAAGGGCGTGGTCACGACCATGATCCAGACCGAGAAATATGGCACGCCGCTGGCGAGCGCGCTGCGCGTGTTGTCGGCCGAATTCCGCAACGAACGCATGATGCGCGCCGAGGAAAAGGCCGCGCGCCTGCCCGCGATCATGACCGTGCCGCTGATCCTGTTCATCCTGCCGGTGCTGTTCATCGTCATCCTCGGCCCGGCGGCCTGTTCGCTGAGCGATGCGATGTCGGGCGGCGGTTTCGGCAAGCATTAA
- a CDS encoding fumarylacetoacetate hydrolase family protein, with amino-acid sequence MKLASLKAGRDGRLVVVSDDLAWYADAGQIAPTMQYALDNWAYAAPRLAALAEDLNHDAIPKERFHERDAASPLPRAYQWADGSAYVNHVALVRQARGAEMPDSFWHDPLMYQGGSDAFLAPRDPIPLGDPAWGCDMEAEVVVVTGDVPAGIDPVAAREHILLVGLTNDVSLRGLIPAELAKGFGFFQSKPSSAMSPVFVTPAALGERWRDGKLHGALCVDLNGQPLGRADAGVDMTFDFGQLIAHAAKTRNLGAGTIIGSGTVSNRDADGGPGKPIGEGGLGYCCLAEVRTVETIRQGEPKTPFMAKGDVVRIWMDDERHHSIFGAIEQQVG; translated from the coding sequence GTGAAACTAGCTTCGCTCAAAGCCGGCCGCGACGGGCGACTGGTCGTCGTGTCGGACGATCTCGCCTGGTATGCCGACGCCGGCCAGATCGCGCCGACGATGCAATATGCGCTCGACAATTGGGCCTATGCCGCCCCGCGCCTCGCGGCGCTGGCCGAAGACCTCAATCATGATGCGATCCCCAAGGAGCGGTTTCACGAACGCGACGCCGCCTCGCCGCTGCCGCGCGCCTATCAATGGGCCGACGGCAGCGCCTATGTGAACCATGTCGCGCTGGTCCGCCAGGCGCGCGGGGCGGAGATGCCCGACAGCTTCTGGCACGACCCGCTGATGTATCAGGGTGGCAGCGATGCCTTTCTGGCGCCGCGCGATCCGATCCCGCTCGGCGACCCGGCCTGGGGCTGCGACATGGAGGCCGAGGTCGTCGTCGTGACCGGCGACGTCCCCGCCGGGATCGATCCGGTAGCGGCGCGCGAGCATATCCTGCTCGTCGGCCTGACCAACGACGTGTCGCTGCGCGGCCTCATCCCGGCGGAACTCGCCAAGGGGTTCGGCTTCTTCCAGTCGAAGCCATCTTCCGCGATGTCGCCGGTGTTCGTGACGCCCGCGGCGCTCGGCGAGCGCTGGCGGGACGGCAAGCTGCACGGCGCGCTGTGCGTCGATCTCAACGGCCAGCCGCTCGGCCGCGCCGATGCCGGCGTCGACATGACCTTCGACTTTGGCCAGCTCATCGCGCACGCCGCAAAGACGCGCAACCTGGGCGCGGGGACGATCATCGGGTCGGGCACGGTGTCGAACCGCGATGCGGACGGCGGCCCCGGCAAGCCGATCGGCGAAGGCGGGCTCGGCTATTGCTGCCTTGCCGAGGTGCGGACGGTCGAGACCATCCGGCAGGGCGAGCCGAAGACCCCCTTCATGGCGAAGGGCGACGTCGTGCGAATCTGGATGGACGACGAGCGTCATCACAGCATCTTCGGCGCGATCGAGCAGCAGGTCGGCTGA
- a CDS encoding ATP-binding protein, with the protein MFDRLSSLVVALTLIAVAAIFAALAGGGALTTAILALAGAIGAATVYAALPSPLPEPQAALPVEAPPLSLLRHPDFALWVDQEQEPLIGVAGTVVAIANDAAVRLLGRHIVGADVRTAIRHPAATEWLARIADDAPLETLNLVDFPRPGQRWTMRVAALSGGDRMIFLSDRSAIDAADRMRSDFVANASHELRTPLAAILGYVETLQDMKGEADGPMRHRFLSIIEREAGRMQQLVIDLLSISRVEADRFRRPTTPVDLAAIIRKTIAQLQDSEAERPRDIVARLGAETQPMLGDEAQLGQMAHNIISNAMKYGRAGTPVTVELVREGSRVRLSVSDEGDGIAPDHLPRLTERFYRVDEARSRSVGGTGLGLAIVKHIGERHQGLLDIESELGKGTRISVTFPLAA; encoded by the coding sequence ATGTTCGACCGCCTCTCGAGCCTTGTCGTCGCCCTGACATTGATCGCCGTCGCGGCCATTTTTGCCGCGCTGGCCGGTGGCGGCGCGCTGACCACCGCGATTCTCGCGCTGGCGGGCGCCATCGGAGCGGCGACGGTCTATGCCGCGCTCCCCTCGCCGCTTCCCGAACCGCAGGCAGCGCTGCCGGTCGAGGCGCCGCCACTCTCGCTGCTCCGCCATCCCGATTTCGCGCTTTGGGTCGATCAGGAGCAGGAGCCGCTGATCGGAGTCGCCGGCACGGTGGTGGCGATCGCCAACGACGCGGCCGTCCGCCTGCTCGGCCGCCACATCGTCGGCGCCGACGTCCGCACCGCGATCCGGCATCCCGCCGCGACCGAATGGCTGGCGCGCATCGCCGACGACGCACCGCTCGAAACGCTGAACCTCGTCGACTTCCCGCGTCCGGGGCAGCGCTGGACGATGCGGGTCGCGGCCTTGTCGGGGGGCGACCGGATGATCTTTCTGTCCGACCGCTCGGCGATCGACGCCGCCGACCGCATGCGGTCGGACTTCGTCGCCAACGCCAGCCACGAACTGCGCACGCCGCTCGCCGCCATCCTCGGCTATGTCGAAACATTGCAGGACATGAAGGGCGAAGCCGACGGCCCGATGCGCCACCGCTTCCTCTCGATCATCGAGCGCGAGGCCGGGCGCATGCAACAGCTCGTCATCGACCTCCTGTCGATTTCGCGCGTCGAGGCCGACCGCTTTCGCCGCCCGACGACGCCGGTCGACCTGGCGGCGATCATTCGCAAAACGATCGCGCAGTTGCAGGACAGCGAAGCCGAGCGCCCGCGCGATATCGTCGCCCGGCTGGGTGCGGAAACCCAGCCGATGCTCGGCGACGAGGCGCAGCTCGGCCAGATGGCGCACAACATCATCTCGAACGCGATGAAATATGGTCGCGCCGGCACGCCGGTGACGGTCGAACTGGTGCGCGAAGGATCGCGTGTCCGCCTGTCGGTCAGCGACGAAGGCGACGGCATCGCCCCCGATCACCTCCCCCGCCTGACCGAACGTTTCTACCGCGTCGACGAAGCACGCAGCCGCTCTGTCGGCGGCACCGGCCTTGGCCTCGCGATCGTCAAGCATATCGGCGAGCGGCACCAGGGATTGCTCGACATCGAAAGCGAGCTGGGCAAGGGGACGCGGATTTCGGTCACCTTTCCGCTGGCGGCATAG
- a CDS encoding aspartate aminotransferase family protein, producing the protein MQGDNDSLAAFWMPFTANRAWKANPRQLVSASGMHYQSADGRRILDGTAGLWCCNAGHCRPEIADAIAKAAATLDFAPTFQLGHPAPFELAQRLAALMPVGLDRIFFTNSGSESVDTALKIALAVQRAKGQGTRTRLIGRERGYHGVGFGGISVGGIVSNRRTWPGLSGTDHLRHTHDPARNAFTRGFPQHGAELADDLQRLVDLHGAETIAAVIVEPMAGSTGVLVPPVGYLQRLREICDRHGILLIFDEVITAFGRVGGATAAGQWGVTPDIITMAKGLTNAAVPMGAVAVKRELHDAVIESAPGGIELFHGYTYSGHPLACAAGLATLDLYARDGLFDRANDLSPYWEDAAHSLKGRRHVIDIRTIGLVAGIELTPRPGAPTARAMELFHAAFDNGLLLRATGDIIALSPPLIVEKGQIDEMFGMIGTLLDRID; encoded by the coding sequence ATGCAGGGCGATAACGACAGTCTGGCGGCCTTCTGGATGCCCTTTACCGCCAACCGCGCGTGGAAGGCGAACCCCCGCCAGCTCGTCTCGGCGAGCGGGATGCACTATCAGTCTGCAGACGGACGGCGGATTCTCGACGGCACCGCGGGCCTCTGGTGCTGTAACGCCGGCCATTGCCGGCCGGAGATTGCCGACGCGATCGCCAAGGCGGCGGCGACGCTCGATTTCGCGCCGACGTTCCAGCTTGGTCACCCGGCGCCGTTCGAACTGGCGCAGCGGCTCGCGGCGCTGATGCCCGTGGGTCTCGACCGCATCTTCTTCACGAACAGCGGTTCCGAATCGGTCGATACCGCGCTCAAGATCGCGCTCGCGGTGCAGCGCGCGAAGGGGCAGGGGACGCGCACCCGGCTGATCGGGCGCGAGCGCGGCTATCACGGCGTCGGCTTCGGCGGGATCAGCGTCGGCGGCATCGTCAGCAATCGCCGGACCTGGCCGGGGCTTTCCGGCACCGACCATCTGCGCCACACTCACGACCCGGCGCGCAACGCCTTCACCCGCGGCTTTCCGCAGCACGGCGCCGAATTGGCCGACGATCTCCAGCGCCTCGTCGACCTGCACGGCGCCGAAACGATCGCGGCGGTGATCGTCGAGCCGATGGCGGGCTCGACCGGCGTGCTCGTCCCGCCCGTCGGCTATCTCCAGCGGCTGCGCGAAATTTGCGACCGGCACGGCATCCTCCTGATCTTCGACGAAGTGATCACCGCCTTCGGCCGCGTCGGCGGCGCGACCGCCGCGGGGCAATGGGGCGTCACCCCCGATATCATCACCATGGCGAAAGGGCTGACCAACGCCGCGGTGCCGATGGGCGCGGTCGCGGTGAAGCGCGAACTGCACGATGCGGTGATCGAAAGCGCGCCGGGTGGGATCGAGCTGTTCCATGGCTACACCTATTCGGGGCATCCGCTTGCCTGCGCGGCGGGGCTGGCGACGCTCGACCTCTATGCGCGGGACGGCCTGTTCGATCGCGCGAACGATCTTTCCCCCTATTGGGAGGATGCCGCGCACAGCCTCAAGGGACGGCGCCACGTCATCGACATCCGCACCATCGGCCTCGTCGCGGGCATCGAACTGACCCCGCGTCCCGGCGCCCCGACCGCGCGCGCGATGGAGTTGTTCCACGCCGCCTTCGACAACGGCCTCCTCCTCCGCGCAACCGGCGACATCATCGCCCTGTCACCGCCGCTGATCGTCGAGAAGGGGCAGATCGACGAGATGTTCGGAATGATCGGGACGTTGCTGGACCGGATCGACTGA
- a CDS encoding glutamine synthetase family protein encodes MSVNLEQWISEHGIDEVECIVPDINGVQRGKVLPAKKFLASVKDKSLRIPGSVFICTIDGHYPEDIDDIWDKDPDKILLADPDTICVAPGFKSPTAFVIADALNRDGSEVDIAPRTILKKVLALYADRGWRPIIAPEVEFYLVSQNTDPDFPLTPPTGESGRSESASQPYGLEAMNEYEDIIDHIYDDCELMGLDIDTMIHEMGAAQLEVNFIHGDPLRLADEVFLFKRAVRGVAKQHDVYATFMANPMAGQPGSAMHIHQSVVDADTGRNLFATANGRDSALFRSYIAGLIRFMPQISPMWAPNVNSFRRMRPDSAAPINVQWGEDNRSCGFRVPIADKNNRRVENRLPGADSNPYLAIAASLVCGYIGMVDRMVPPKPISGSAYNRARTLPRTLEAALDRFASCKKVRGLLGDDFFEIFFAVKDYELFNYQSVVSSWEREHLLMRV; translated from the coding sequence ATGTCGGTCAATCTGGAACAATGGATCAGCGAGCATGGGATCGATGAGGTCGAATGCATCGTCCCCGACATCAACGGGGTTCAGCGCGGCAAGGTACTGCCCGCGAAGAAGTTCCTGGCGTCGGTCAAGGACAAGTCGCTGCGCATTCCCGGCAGCGTCTTCATCTGCACGATCGACGGCCATTATCCCGAGGATATCGACGACATCTGGGACAAGGATCCCGACAAGATATTGCTCGCCGACCCCGACACCATCTGCGTCGCGCCGGGGTTCAAGTCCCCCACCGCCTTCGTCATCGCCGACGCGCTCAACCGCGACGGCAGCGAGGTCGATATCGCGCCGCGGACGATCCTGAAAAAGGTGCTCGCGCTCTATGCCGACAGGGGCTGGCGTCCGATCATCGCGCCCGAGGTCGAATTCTACCTCGTCTCGCAGAACACCGATCCCGATTTCCCGCTGACCCCGCCGACCGGCGAATCCGGGCGCAGCGAGAGCGCGAGCCAGCCCTATGGGCTGGAAGCGATGAACGAATATGAGGATATCATCGATCATATCTATGACGATTGCGAGCTGATGGGGCTCGATATCGACACGATGATCCACGAAATGGGCGCGGCGCAGCTCGAGGTGAATTTCATCCACGGCGATCCGCTGCGGCTCGCCGACGAGGTGTTCCTGTTCAAGCGCGCGGTGCGGGGCGTCGCGAAGCAGCATGATGTCTATGCGACCTTCATGGCGAACCCGATGGCGGGCCAGCCGGGCAGCGCGATGCATATCCACCAGTCGGTCGTCGATGCCGATACGGGGCGTAATTTGTTCGCGACCGCCAACGGCCGCGATAGCGCGTTGTTCCGCAGCTATATCGCCGGTCTGATCCGCTTCATGCCGCAAATCTCGCCGATGTGGGCGCCCAATGTGAACAGTTTTCGCCGCATGCGCCCCGACAGCGCGGCGCCGATCAATGTGCAATGGGGCGAAGATAACCGCTCGTGCGGCTTTCGCGTGCCGATCGCCGACAAGAACAACCGCCGCGTCGAGAACCGCCTGCCCGGCGCCGACAGCAATCCCTATCTGGCGATCGCCGCGTCGCTCGTCTGCGGTTATATCGGCATGGTCGATCGCATGGTGCCGCCCAAGCCGATCAGCGGCAGCGCCTATAATCGCGCGCGCACCCTACCGCGTACGCTGGAGGCGGCGCTCGACCGCTTCGCGTCGTGCAAGAAGGTGCGAGGTCTGCTCGGCGACGATTTCTTCGAAATCTTCTTCGCGGTGAAGGATTATGAGCTGTTCAACTATCAATCGGTGGTGTCGAGCTGGGAGCGCGAGCATCTGCTGATGCGGGTTTGA
- a CDS encoding NAD(P)/FAD-dependent oxidoreductase has protein sequence MTDPLNHSYYAATADDWRPRAFDGDLACDVAVIGGGFTGLSAALACAERGFSVLLFEAEHIGFGASGRNGGQLIPGLRWSASELEGAFGRERADALFELCWRDNRVKARIAKHAIACDLKAGHLEAAWTPRDFGAMQREAEFLAKRFGYESDMIAKADMGAHIASPLYHGGIHDGQGGHFHPLNYAIGLAKAAEAAGVRIAEGYRAALDTAKARFVIDATDHWIGDVEPDLGRYTVPIMNYNIATAPLANADDLLPSDAAVADSRFVLNYFRLSADKRLIFGGGERYSQTPPRDIAGFVRPFMARVFPQIADAAIDYGWGGAVAVTRSRLPHIGRRGNAFFAHGFSGHGALVTTLAGELIAEAMAGTAERFDVLAGLPSRPFPGGQWLRRPLATLGLLWYALRDRVG, from the coding sequence ATGACCGACCCGCTGAACCACAGTTACTATGCGGCGACTGCGGATGACTGGCGGCCGCGCGCCTTTGACGGCGATCTGGCGTGCGATGTCGCGGTGATCGGTGGCGGTTTTACCGGTCTTAGCGCCGCGCTCGCCTGCGCCGAGCGCGGCTTTTCGGTGCTGTTGTTCGAAGCCGAGCATATCGGCTTCGGTGCGTCGGGGCGCAATGGCGGGCAGTTGATCCCCGGCCTGCGCTGGTCGGCATCCGAATTGGAAGGCGCGTTCGGCCGCGAACGGGCCGATGCGCTATTCGAGCTTTGCTGGCGCGACAATCGCGTGAAGGCGCGGATCGCGAAGCACGCGATCGCCTGCGACCTGAAGGCGGGGCATCTGGAGGCCGCATGGACGCCAAGGGATTTCGGCGCGATGCAGCGCGAGGCGGAGTTTCTCGCGAAACGCTTCGGCTATGAAAGCGACATGATCGCCAAGGCCGACATGGGCGCACATATCGCGAGTCCGCTCTATCATGGCGGCATCCATGACGGCCAAGGCGGGCATTTCCACCCGCTGAACTATGCGATCGGACTGGCGAAAGCCGCCGAGGCAGCGGGGGTGCGGATCGCCGAGGGGTATCGCGCGGCGCTCGACACGGCAAAGGCGCGCTTCGTCATCGACGCGACCGATCACTGGATCGGCGACGTTGAGCCCGACCTCGGCCGCTATACCGTGCCGATCATGAATTATAATATCGCGACCGCGCCGCTCGCGAACGCCGACGACCTGCTCCCCAGCGATGCCGCGGTCGCCGACAGCCGGTTCGTGCTCAACTATTTCCGCCTGTCGGCCGACAAGCGCCTGATCTTCGGCGGCGGCGAGCGCTATTCGCAGACGCCGCCGCGCGACATCGCGGGGTTTGTGCGACCGTTCATGGCGCGGGTTTTCCCGCAGATTGCCGATGCGGCGATCGATTATGGCTGGGGCGGCGCGGTCGCGGTGACGCGCAGCCGGCTGCCGCATATCGGCCGGCGTGGGAATGCCTTTTTCGCGCACGGCTTTTCGGGGCATGGCGCGCTGGTGACGACGCTGGCGGGCGAATTGATCGCCGAAGCGATGGCGGGGACGGCCGAGCGGTTCGACGTGCTGGCGGGCCTGCCGTCGCGGCCGTTTCCCGGCGGCCAATGGCTCCGGCGCCCTCTCGCTACGCTCGGCCTGCTCTGGTATGCGCTTCGCGATCGGGTCGGCTGA
- a CDS encoding glutamine synthetase family protein, whose translation MAKSSARIGGRAEAEAFFKAHPDVDSIELIYTDMGGVPRGKRLRQHEVLAVYDSGRMMPGSITVVDITGQDTIETGLVWEDGDADRSMKPVPGTLVRTPWGGDHAAQFLTSFYELDGTPHDLDPRHVLGRVIDRFADDGLTPVLAIELEFYLVDPRRARDGRIRPARPGYNRSAPRNVEVYGLRELDDFRPFFDALYAATDIQDLPLESAISEFAPGQFELTLRHKPDGLRACDDAILYKRLVKAIAQAHGLEATFMAKPFADQAGSGMHIHVSVDDAAGANIFASDDPEGTPALRHAIGGLIGSIGEGFALFAPHANSYRRFKANSYAPVAPTWGVNNRTVSFRIPAGPAPSRHVEHRACGADANPYLAAAAVLAGMHHGMATKADPGPAVVGNGYDRDNRGSGAFKKFWPPSNWFAAIDRFHASTLMRAYLGTRFVDMFSIVKRVEQDRYFSVVPTLDYDWYLRNA comes from the coding sequence ATGGCGAAGTCATCGGCGCGGATCGGGGGCCGAGCGGAGGCCGAGGCCTTTTTCAAGGCCCATCCCGACGTCGATTCGATCGAGCTGATCTATACCGACATGGGCGGCGTGCCGCGCGGCAAGCGGCTGCGCCAGCACGAGGTGCTCGCGGTCTATGACAGCGGCCGGATGATGCCGGGGTCGATCACCGTCGTCGACATTACCGGCCAGGACACCATCGAAACCGGCCTGGTCTGGGAAGATGGCGACGCCGACCGCTCGATGAAGCCGGTTCCCGGCACCCTCGTCCGCACGCCGTGGGGCGGCGACCATGCGGCGCAATTCCTGACCAGCTTCTATGAACTCGACGGCACGCCGCACGACCTCGACCCGCGCCATGTGCTTGGCCGCGTGATCGACCGCTTTGCCGACGATGGCCTGACCCCCGTGCTGGCGATCGAGCTGGAATTTTACCTTGTCGACCCGCGCCGCGCCCGCGACGGCCGCATCCGCCCGGCGCGGCCCGGTTACAATCGCAGCGCCCCGCGCAATGTCGAGGTTTACGGGCTGCGCGAGCTCGACGATTTCCGGCCGTTCTTCGATGCGCTCTACGCCGCGACCGACATCCAGGACCTGCCGCTCGAAAGCGCGATTTCGGAGTTTGCGCCGGGGCAGTTCGAACTGACGCTGCGCCACAAGCCCGACGGCTTACGCGCCTGCGACGACGCGATCCTCTACAAGCGCCTCGTCAAGGCGATCGCGCAGGCGCACGGGCTGGAGGCGACGTTCATGGCAAAGCCCTTCGCCGATCAGGCGGGTAGCGGGATGCACATCCATGTTTCGGTCGACGACGCGGCGGGCGCCAATATCTTCGCAAGCGACGATCCCGAAGGCACGCCTGCGCTGCGCCATGCGATCGGCGGATTGATCGGCAGCATCGGCGAGGGCTTCGCGCTCTTCGCGCCGCACGCCAACAGCTATCGCCGGTTCAAGGCGAACAGCTATGCCCCGGTTGCGCCGACCTGGGGGGTCAACAACCGCACCGTATCCTTTCGCATCCCCGCGGGTCCGGCGCCGAGCCGCCATGTCGAGCATCGCGCCTGCGGCGCCGACGCCAACCCCTATCTCGCGGCCGCCGCCGTCCTCGCCGGCATGCATCATGGCATGGCGACCAAGGCCGATCCCGGCCCCGCCGTCGTCGGCAACGGCTATGACCGCGACAATCGCGGCAGCGGAGCTTTTAAGAAGTTTTGGCCGCCGTCGAACTGGTTCGCCGCGATCGACCGCTTCCACGCCTCGACGCTGATGCGGGCCTATCTGGGGACACGCTTCGTCGATATGTTCAGCATCGTGAAGCGCGTCGAGCAGGACCGTTATTTCAGTGTCGTCCCGACGCTCGATTATGACTGGTATCTGCGCAACGCATGA
- a CDS encoding ABC transporter substrate-binding protein, with the protein MDLKQLLGQSRGRRSMLQALGVAAVGISFGGLAACGKGEGKKLANGEEGRLNFYNWDTYIGETTLDDFKAATGVEVTMDLFDSNDTLFAKFKAGNPGYDVIVPSNDFVERMIRADMLQPLDHAQIPNIKNIDPAFINVDYDPGRKFSMPYTWLVLGIGYRKSKVKTRPDSWKVLFDSDEYKDRIAWLSEAGDMYRLYGKYLGKSVNALTPADIETISAMMIKQKPYVKKFHEDDGQDLLMKGDCDIVLEYNGDIAQVMTEDDDLDFLVPKEGSQFNSDTLAIPKGAPHPKNAHAFINYILDAEVDKKITETILFPTPNAAAKALMPDSFRNNPVIYPPADVLARCEYAKFNEKLQPLYEEAFTKVRAA; encoded by the coding sequence ATGGATCTGAAACAATTATTGGGGCAAAGCCGCGGTCGTCGCTCGATGCTTCAGGCGCTGGGGGTCGCGGCGGTCGGGATCAGCTTCGGCGGCCTCGCGGCGTGCGGCAAGGGCGAAGGCAAGAAGCTTGCGAACGGCGAGGAAGGCCGGCTCAACTTCTATAATTGGGACACCTATATCGGCGAGACGACGCTCGACGATTTCAAGGCCGCGACCGGGGTCGAGGTCACGATGGACCTGTTCGACAGCAACGATACGTTGTTCGCGAAATTCAAGGCGGGCAATCCCGGCTATGACGTGATCGTGCCGTCGAACGACTTCGTCGAACGCATGATCCGCGCCGACATGCTCCAGCCGCTCGACCATGCCCAGATTCCGAATATCAAGAATATCGACCCCGCGTTCATCAACGTCGATTATGACCCGGGCCGCAAATTCTCGATGCCCTATACCTGGCTCGTGCTCGGCATCGGCTATCGCAAGTCGAAGGTGAAGACGCGGCCCGACAGCTGGAAAGTGCTGTTCGACAGCGACGAATATAAGGACCGTATCGCGTGGCTGTCCGAAGCCGGCGACATGTACCGCCTCTATGGCAAATATCTGGGCAAATCTGTCAATGCGCTGACCCCCGCCGATATCGAAACCATCTCGGCGATGATGATCAAGCAAAAGCCCTATGTGAAGAAATTCCACGAGGACGATGGGCAGGATCTGCTGATGAAGGGCGATTGCGACATCGTCCTCGAATATAATGGCGACATCGCGCAGGTGATGACCGAGGATGACGATCTCGATTTCCTGGTGCCGAAGGAAGGCAGCCAGTTCAATTCGGACACGCTCGCCATCCCCAAGGGCGCGCCGCATCCGAAGAACGCCCACGCCTTCATCAACTATATTCTCGATGCCGAGGTCGACAAGAAGATCACCGAGACGATCCTCTTCCCGACTCCCAATGCCGCGGCAAAGGCGCTGATGCCCGACAGCTTCAGGAATAATCCCGTCATCTATCCGCCCGCCGACGTCCTCGCGCGGTGCGAATATGCGAAGTTCAACGAAAAGCTCCAGCCGCTTTATGAGGAAGCCTTCACCAAGGTGCGGGCGGCCTGA